CTGCCGGTTACTAACAGGTAGAGCTGAGGACTCAGGCGGAACTGCCTGCGACAAGCAGGAGGAAGGCGGGGACGACGTCAAGTCATCATGGCCCTTATGTCCAGGGCTACACACGTGCTACAATGGCCGCCACAGAGCGGGGCGAAGCCGAGAGGCGGAGCAGAACGCAGAAAAGCGGTCGTAGTCCGGATTGAAGTCTGAAACTCGACTTCATGAAGCTGGAATCGCTAGTAACCGCACATCAGCACGGCGCGGTGAATACGTTCCCGGGCCTTGTACACACCGCCCGTCACACCATCCGAGCAGGGGGTACCCGAAGCCGGCAGTCCAACCGCAAGGGGGACGCTGTCGAAGGTACGCTTTGTGAGGGGGGTGAAGTCGTAACAAGGTAGTCGTACCGGAAGGTGCGGCTGGATCACCTCCTTTTCCAAGGGAAGAGGAGCGCGCAGTGTACGCGCGCAACCCGCATGCGTCAGGCTGTTCGAGCCGTATCGGTTTGAACAGCATTCGCTTTCTTTCTTTCCCTGTGCCCCTTGAGCAGCAAGCACGTGCGGCTATTATCAAACACGGGACAGTAGCTCAGTTGGTTAGAGCACCGCTCTGATAAGGCGGGGGTCAATAGTTCAACTCTATTCTGTCCCAGATTCAAAAAGGACAGATGTGAGAGGGCCGTCTCAAAAGTCGATTACTTTTTCGACAGCCTTATGCTCTTTGAAAATATAGGGAAGGGAAGAAGGTTTGAGCGCTGGAGCGGTTGGAAGCTTTAGGCGCGGGAAAGAGAATATGGTCAAGCGAGAAGAGGTTTGCGGCGGATGCCTGGGAGCTGTCCGGCGAAGAAGGCCGCGGTAAGCTGCGAAAAGCTGCGGGGAGGAGCACACATCCTGAGATCCGCAGATAGCCGAATGGGGTAACCCGTATGTCGTAAGGCATACACCGCGCGCGGGAAGAAGATACTGCGGCGGAGCGATACTGCGTGAAGTGAACCATCTAAGTAACGCGGGAAGAGAAATCAAAAGAGATTGCGCAAGTAGCGGCGAGCGAACGCGCAGGAGCCTAAACCCTTTTGTAGGGTGTTGCAGGGCCGCACGGGGATGACCCGTGGAGTTGGTGAAAAAACCGATATTTAGCGGAAGCGTCTGGAAAGGCGCGCGAGACAGCGTGAAAGCCGCGTATGCGAAAGATATCGGACTCCATGGTGCGGTACCTAAGTAGGGCGGGGCACGAGAAACCCTGTTTGAATCCGGGTCGACCACGATCCAAGGCTAAATACGAGACAGCTACCGACAGCGAAGAGTACCGTGAGGGAACGGCGAAAAGAACCCCGGTGAGGGGAGTGAAAGAGAACCTGAAACCGCAAACCGACAAGATGTCACGGCGCGCGAGCGTTGTGGCGTGTCTTTTGTAGAATAAACCTGCGAGTTGCGCTGCGCGGCGAGGCTAAGGGTTGGAAGATCCGGAGCCGGAGCGAAAGCGAGTGTGAAAAGTGCGAAAAGTCGCGTGACGCAGACCCGAAGCCAAGGTGATCTAATTATGGGCAGGCTGAAGGCAGGGTGAAACCTGTTGGAGGGCCGAACAGTAATCTGTTAAAAAAGGTAGTGATGACCTGTGATTAGGAGTGAAAGGCTAAACAAACCTGGAAATAGCTGGCTCTCCCCGAAATGCCTTTAGGGACAGCCTCATGCAAAGCGGAAGGAGGTAAAGCACCGGATGGGATAGGGGGCGTCACAGTCTACCGACACCAATCGAACTCAGAATGCCATCCGCCAACGCATGGGAGTGAGACTGTGTGCTCCAAGGTTCATAGTCGAGAGGGAAACAGCCCGGACCGACGGCAAAGGTCCCAAAATAACGCTCAGTGTGAAATGAGGTGCGTCTGCACAGACAGCCAGGAGGTTGGCTCAGAAGCAGCCATTCCTTAAAAGAGTGCGTAACAGCTCACTGGTCGAGCAGGCGTGCGCAGACAATGTAACGGGGCTAAGCGTTATACCGAAGCCGCGGGCCCGCATTGTAAGAGATGCGGGCGGTAGGGGAGCATTGCGCTAACCGAAGAAGGCGTACCTGTGAGGGGCGCTGGAGGAAGCGGAAGAGAGAATGCAGGCACAAGTAACGAAAAGACGGGTGAGATTCCCGTCCGCCGAAAGCCTGAGGATTCCCGGGTAAAGGCAATCTGCCCGGGGTAAGTCGGCCCCTAAGGCGAGGACGAAAGTCGTAGTCGATGGGAAATCGGTTCAAAATCCGATACCCGGCTCAGTTTTGAAGGCAGGACGCATGAGGTGAAATCCGGCAGAAGAACGGTAGTTTCTGTCCAAGCGGTAAGGTGTTGAGAGGGCGGTTAAAAGAGCCCTTGAGCTGAGCCGTTACGGGGAGCGGAGCGCAGGCGAAGCGAAGCGGATGTAATCAAGGTGCCGGGAAATACTGTCTAAAGCTAGGCTGAGTCGGACCGTACCGGAAACGGACACACGCAGGCAGGATGAGTAATCTAAGGCGCACGAGCGACCCCGCGTTAAGGAACTCGGCAAAAAGCACACGTAACTTCGGAAGAAGTGTGGCTCACGCTGATAAGGATGTGAGCGGCAGAAAGCAGGCCCAGGCGACTGTTTACCAAAAACACAGCCATCTGCGAACCGGCAACGGGACGTATAGGTGGTGACACCTGCCCGGTACCGGAAGGTTAAGGGGAGGGGTTAGCAGCAATGCGAAGCTCCGAACCGAAGCCCCGGCAAACGGCGGCCGTAACTATAACGGTCCTAAGGTAGCGAAATTCCTTGTCGGGTAAGTTCCGACCCGCACGAATGGTGTAACGATTCTGGGCGCTGTCTCAACGCGGGACTCGGTGAAACTTATATTCCGGTAAAGAAGCCGGATACCCGTAATTAGACGGAAAGACCCCGTGAACCTTCACCGCAGCTTATCACTGGGATTCTATCCGCCATGTGTAGGATAGCCGGGAGGCTGTGAAGCGTGCGCGTCAGCGTGCGTGGAGCCGTTGGTGAAATACCGGCCCTGGCGGATGGGATTTCTAACTCCGGTCCGTGAAGCCGGAAGGGGGACAGTGATTGGCGGGCGGTTTGACTGGGGCGGTCGCCTCCTAAAGGGTAACGGAGGCGCGCGAAGGTCTCCTCGCGGTGGTTGGAAATCATCGTACGAGTGTAAAGGCACAAGGAGGCTTGACTGCGAGTGAGACATCACGAGCAGGTGCGAAAGCAGGTCTTAGTGATCTGGCGGCGGCAAGTGGAAGCGCCGTCACTTAACGGACAAAAGGTACTCCGGGGATAACAGGCTGATTTTCCCCAAGAGTTCACATCGACGGGAAAGTTTGGCACCTCGATGTCGGCTCATCGCATCCTGGGGCTGGAGCAGGTCCCAAGGGTTTGGCTGTTCGCCAATTAAAGCGGTACGTGAGCTGGGTTCAGAACGTCGCGAGACAGTTCGGTCCCTATCTGTTACGGGCGTTGGAAGTTTGAGAGGAGCTGCTTTTAGTACGAGAGGACCGAAGCGGACGAACCTCTGGTATACCGGTTATCCTGCCAAGGGTAAGTGCCGGGTGGCTACGTTCGGAAGGGATAACCGCTGAAAGCATCTAAGCGGGAAGCCCGCCTCAAGATGAGACATCCCTGAGGGTATAACCCTCCTAAAGACCCCGGAGACACTATCCGGTTGATAGGCTGCAGGTGCAGGCACGGCGACGTGCACAGCCGAGCAGTACTAATAGGTCGTGAGGCTTGACCATATTATCGTTCCCGTGCTATAGCGCGAAACACTATACATACAGCACATAAAAGCTCGTGTGAAACGACGGCAGGTGCTTTGTTTTACCCCTGCCCCTTCTTCCTTTTCTTTTTTTACGGCAATTATTGCCCGGTGGCCATGGCGGGGAGGAAATACCCGTTCCCATTCCGAACACGGAAGTCAAGCTCCCTTGCGCCGATGATACTGCTTCCAAGCGGGAAAGTAGGTAGCTGCCGGGCTTTTTTTTATCCCCATGCCTTTTTGATAATGCCCTTTTGACTGCTTGACATAAAAACGCAAATCGGGTAAAGTAAGCGATATGCCGCTATAGCTCAGTTGGTAGAGCAATGGACTGAAAATCCATGTGTCGTTGGTCCGATTCCAACTGGTGGCATACGAACGGCAGCACAGCTGCCGTTTTTTTATTTTTAAACTATATGAAAAACGATACATCGATCACAGCGGTATTTACGGGCGGCGGCACGGGCGGCCACATCTATCCGGGACTTGCAGTTGCAGACGAACTGCGCAAAAAGGCTGCGGCGCGAGGAGCTGCCCTTACCATCTGCTGGATAGGATCTTCTTCCGGCATGGATAAAACTGTCGTTGAAAAAAACGTCGACGAAGCGGGGCGGAAAAGTGCGGACGCGTTTTACGGAATTCCTGCGGGAAAACTTCGCCGCTATTTTTCTCTGAAAACCGTTTCCGATATGTTTAAAATCGTCGGAGGTTTTTTTGCCTCTCTTGCGATTTTAATAAAATTAAAACCCGCCGTCCTCTTTTCCAAAGGCGGTTTTGTGAGCGTCCCGCCGTGCGCAGCCGCAAAGCTGCTCGGCATTCCGGTGTATACGCACGAATGCGATTTTACTCCGGGACTTGCGACGAAAATCAACAGCATCGCGGCAAAGCGCATCCTCGTGTCATACAAAGAAACCGAAAGATTTTTTAAGGCGGCATATCGCAAAAAGATAATCGTAACGGGGAATCCCGTCAGGGAAGCTTTTTACCGCGCTTCACCCGAACGCGGCCGCGCGTTTTTAAATAGCTCCGGCAATACAAAGCCCGTTCTCCTCGTTCTCGGCGGAAGTTCCGGAGCCGTGCAGATAAACGAACTTGTCAGAGAAAATCTCGACCGCTTGTGCGCGTCATTTTTCGTCGTACATCAAACGGGAGTAAAAAACGCCGACACTGTCCGGCACGCGGACTACGCTCAGTATCCGTTTTTGTATTCCGAAATGAGCGATGTGATCGCATCGAGCGATATCGTGCTTTCCCGCGCGGGAGCGAATTCGATTTGGGAATGCGCCGTTTTAAAAAAGCCGCTCGTGCTCATCCCGCTTACCGGTTCCGGTACGAGAGGCGATCAGGAAGACAACGCGCGCTATTTTGAGGAGAGGGGGGCGGCGATCGTGCTTTCGCGGGAAAAAGCGAATTCGGAAGAACTTTTGCGTGCGCTTGAAAAACTTTCGTCGAGCGAAGAGAGGCGTCTCATGAGCGAAAACTGCGCCGCCCTTGTCGGATGCGGAAAGCCTAGTGAAAAGATTGCCGAAATCGTGTATACTGCGATATTCGGAGGATCATGAGCGATGCCGTATTCCTATGCGCCGGTCGATATCGTTTTTTTATTGATTTTGCTTTTTTTCGTCATAACGGCGGCTTCCCGCGGTTTGATAAAAGAATTTTTCGGCAAAGCCGCCTTTGTCGCAGGCATCGTCGCTGCGGTTTTGTGTACGCCGCTTCTCGAACCCTTTGTCCGCGACGGCATCCCTAACGCGCTTTTGGCAAAAGTCGTTTCGTTTTTATTGATTTTCGTTATCGCCTTTCTCGTCGTAAAGATCGTTCAGGAAATCGTCAGCCGCATCTTTTCGGGAGAGATTTTGCAGGGACTCGACCGTGCGCTCGGATTTGTGTTCGGTATCGTCGAAGGGTTTGCAGTCATCTCCCTCATCATCGTCGCACTCAAAGTGCAGCCGTGGTTCGACACCCGTCCGCTCTTCGATTCGAGCATCTTTTACCGGCTGCTCGACGGCGTTATCAGAGTTTCGGAAACGAAGCTTCAGGAGCTGCCTGCCTGATGTTTGAAAACATTATCCTGCAGGAAGCATCTTCGCTTCTTGAAAATGACATACGTTCATCGTCCCTTCCGGGCGCTCTTCTTTTTTACGGCCCCGCCTCTTCGGGAAAACTTTCGTGCGCGCTTGAGTGTGCCCGCGTTCTTTCGTGCACGGGGGAAGAAAAAGGCGCGTGGCAGTGTACGTGTCCTTCGTGTCTCCGTCATAAAGCCCTCGTCCATCAAAATACGATACTCGCAGGCCCACGCGACTGCACGCTTGAAATCGCTTCGTGTCTTTCGGTTTTTCTTTCGGCGCACAAAAAGCGCGCGCCCTATGAACGAAGCGCCCGCTATCTTTTTTTGCGCAGCGTGAGAAAATTGACGATGCGATTTAATCCCGTCGTGCTGCAGGACGACGACAAGCTTTCGAAGATCGCACCCATCATCGCTTCCGTAGACGAATATATGGAAACGATCGATTTTCCGCACGAATTGCCGGATGTCGAAACGCTTGAAAAGACGTGCGGCGAAATACAAAAACTGTGCCGAAAACTCGAATCCGATTTTTTGCCGGATGCGATTCCGATCAAACACATACGTGCCGTTTCCGCATGGGCGCATATAAAATCGTCCGAAGGAAAAAAGACGGTCGTTTTGGAAAACGCCGAGCGCATGAACGAAAGCGCGCGGAACGCGCTGTTGAAAATTCTCGAAGAGCCGCCGGAAGACGCGGTTTTTATTTTGACGACGGAAAAACGTTCGTCCGTCATGCCGACGATCCTTTCCCGCGTAAGACCGTATCGATTCCGCGAGCGGACGGCTTCCGAACAGCTTGAAGTCGTACGCCGTATTTTTCACGACGATGCGTGGAACGGAACTCTCGGCGAATACTTTGAAACCTTCCTTCCCGTGGCTCCCGAAAAAATCAGAGATTGTGCGGCATCTTTTTTCAAGAGCGTCGCATCGAACGCGATACCCGACTGCGCAAAGATCTTAAAAGACTGCGCTTCTTTCGAACCGCGTCTCATGTTCCGCATCTTCCTCGACGGCATCGCGCGCGCGCAAAAGCCGCTTGCAAAAAGCGCTTCGGGCGCCGAAAGTTCTGCCGAATGTATGGCATCTCTCAGGGAGTGTTGGCTCGCCGTTTCCGTCTACAACGAGTCTCCCCTTGCCGCATTGGAAAACCTCACGCGGACGTTTTTTAAAATCAACAAAACGCACGATTTCGTCTTTAAGGCCGCCTATGAGTGATTATTTCAGACGCGTCAGCGAAAAAATCGCAAAGCTTCCTTCCGAGCAGGTAAAAGAATTCCTAAAAGACGTATGCAGCGAAAATGAAATTTTCGATTCGGTTTTGGAATCTCTTTCGACGGGGCTCGTCATCGTCGATAAAGATTGGAAATTGATTTTGACGAATAAAGCGGCCGAACGCTATGTACCCTTTTCGATCCGCCCCGACGATCCGAAAGCGGAAAGCATTCCGCTCCCGCGCCTCGTCGACAATGCCGAAATCGCAGATTTTTTAAATGACTGCAGAGAACACAACCGATCGAACGTTTCCGACGAATTTACGACCGAGACGGCAGGCGGCAGCGTGCGCTTTATAACGCTTACGGTTTTGCCTCTTGTTAAAAAGAGAGAAGTATCCGGCTCCATCGTTACCGTGCGCGACATCACCGAAAAACGCAATCGGGAAATACTGCTTCGCCGCATGGAAAATCTTGCGGGCTTGACGAACCTTGCGGCGGGCATGGCGCATGAAATCAAAAATCCGCTCGGCGCCATCGGTATTCACGTACAGCTTGTGCAAAAAGCGGTAAAAAAAGCGAGAGAGGGAAGCGGCATACTGCCCGATAAAAAATTCCTCGAAGCGCATCTCGATACCGTAAACGAAGAAATCGATAACCTCAATAAAAAAGTGATGGACTTTCTCATGGCCGTCCGTCCGGTGAACGCAAAGCTCGAGCTCGTCGATATCGGAAAGCTTATTAAAGAGACGACCGCTTTTATCGCGCCGGAATTTCACGACAGCTGCATTACGGTCAGTGTGCGCGTAAACGAAAAAACGGTGCGCCTTCTTATCGACGAAAAACTTTTTAAAGATGTGTTTATCAATATGGCGCAAAACGCTCTTTCGGCGATACGGGAAAAATATTCCGACTGCACGGCAGCAAGATCGGACGCTCAGTGTCCGGGACTCTTCGCCGTCGAAACCTTTGTAAAGGACGACGCTTACATCATAACGATTTCGGACAACGGAATCGGCATGAGCGAAGAAACCGCTTCTCACATCTTCGAACCCTATTTTACGACGAAAGCGAAGGGGACGGGGCTCGGCATGACGATCGCGTATAAAATTATTAAGGAATTTTCAGGCGATATTCAAGTTTCATCCGTCGCGGGCGAAGGCACCGTTTTTACGATAACGCTTCCCGTGCCGCAGACGGACAGAAAATTGCTCGGCGAACATAAAACGCAGCGGATCAAAGACGATTCGGCAAAGATTGCGGACAAGATGGCGAAAAAATGAAATTCACGATCCTTATCATCGACGATGAAAAAAATATCCGCGAAGGGCTCGGCGCCGCTTTCGAAATGGAAGGCTATGAAGTGCGCCTTGCGGCAAACGGAAAAGAAGGGCTCGATTGTATCGCAAAGGGCGACATCGATTTGGTTATCACCGATCTCCGCATGGATGGTATTTCAGGCGAAGAAGTGCTCCGCCGCGTGACGACGGAAACGCCCGGCATACCGGTCATCGTGCTTACGGGACACGGAAGTATCGACGCGGCCGTCGATGCGATGAGAAACGGCGCTTACGATTTTTTGACAAAGCCGCTCAACCTCGACCGGCTTTCGATGCTTGTCAAGCGCGCTCTCGAACGGAGAGAGCTTTCGCTGCAGCACACGCAGCTGAAAGCCGAAGTTTCAAGCGCTCATACGCTCGACAATATGATCGGCAAAAGTGCTGAGATGCAAAAAGTGTTTACGCTTATCAAAAAAGTCGCACCGACGAAAGCGTCCGTTTTGATAACCGGCGAAAGCGGCGTGGGAAAAGAACTCGTCGCAGATGCGATCCACAATCTCTCTCCGCGAAGCGCTCACGAAATGATAAAAGTGCACTGTGCGGCTTTGAGCGAAACGCTGCTCGAAAGCGAACTGTTCGGTCACGAAAAAGGCGCGTACACCGGCGCCGAAAAAATGCAAAAGGGGCGTTTCGAACTCGCGCACGAAAGCACGATTTTTCTCGACGAAATCGGCGAAGTCAACGCGAGCGTGCAGGTAAAACTTTTGCGCGTGCTGCAGGATCATAAAATCATCCGTGTCGGCGGAGAAAAGACGATCGACATCGACGTGCGCGTCATCGTTGCGACGAACCGCGATATGGAAAAAGAAGTAAAAGAGGGAAGATTCCGTGAAGATTTGTATTACCGGCTCAACGTCGTACACATAGCCGTGCCTCCGCTTCGCGAACGGCGTGACGATATTCCGCTTTTATTGAATGCGTTTTTAAAAGAATATGCAAAAGAAAACGGCAAAAACGTTACGGGCATCGATAACCGTGCGCGTGCCCTCCTGTACAAGTACGATTGGCCGGGCAATATCCGAGAGCTCCGCAACTGCATCGAAAGCGCTGTCGTTATGTGCGGCGGAAACGAAATCACTCCGGAAGATTTACCGCCGACGGTGAGCGCATCGATCGCCGCGCCATCGATTACGATACCGGTCGGTACGACGCTCGACGATGCGGAAAAAGCGATCATCTGCGAAAACCTCGCCGCGAACAAGGGAAACAAAAGCAAAACGGCGGACATTCTCGGCATAGGCCGGAAAACACTGCATCGAAAACTGCAGGAATACGGCGTAGGGGAAAGCGGAGTTTAAGCGGCTCGTCATTCGTGCGAGTTTTAGCAAAGAGTACGAAAGCGTGTTTTTACACCTGATTAAATTCCTGCGCGCGCATATCGTATCGCTTTGTATTTTTTTACTCGATGGCAAAATCGTCGCGTTTAACGGATCGAATTTTTATACGCGAGTATCGCTTTATACGCTTCGACGATTTCTTCGGTCTTTTTGTGTGCGACACGCTGTACCGTTTCGTTTTCGCTGTTCGAATCGGGATGAAAGAGTTTGAGCTTTTTACGGTACGCGCTCCGTATTTCGCTTTCGTCCGCACCCGCTTTTACGCCGAGCGCTTCATAGGCTTTTTGGATGTGAGCGGGCAGCGATTCGAAAGGAAATGCCCTCTCGGCTCCGTTTTCGCTTTTGAGCACTTGGCCGATATTTTTTTTATCTTTTGTATGTAAGATATTTTCAATTTTGAGCTTTGTGCCGCCCCTTTTTCCGCCGTGCATTGCCGTACGCTGCGCTTTAGTTTTGTTTTTTATCCGCTCTCCGCCGTTTGACGCATGAAGCATATCCGCTTCTCCGGATTTGCTCCGCGTTTCGAACCCGTGCGGGCGCTCGTTCGTACCTGCATTCGCTTCGGCTTTTTTTTCACCGCGCTTCGGAATCTCTCCTTTTTCGAGGGCGGCTTTGAGCAAATCGCCGAGCTTATCGTACATCGAATCCGTCACGAAAACGCCCGCCTTAAATCACCGTATTCGAAGGGATGACCGCGCCCTTTCTGATGACGATGATACCGTCCGCGTAATAAAACAAGCCGTGGTCGCCTTCTTCATACTGATTTCCGCTTACGTTGATGGAGCAGTTGTCGCCGATGTGCACGTCTTTA
This Treponema socranskii subsp. buccale DNA region includes the following protein-coding sequences:
- a CDS encoding J domain-containing protein, which translates into the protein MTDSMYDKLGDLLKAALEKGEIPKRGEKKAEANAGTNERPHGFETRSKSGEADMLHASNGGERIKNKTKAQRTAMHGGKRGGTKLKIENILHTKDKKNIGQVLKSENGAERAFPFESLPAHIQKAYEALGVKAGADESEIRSAYRKKLKLFHPDSNSENETVQRVAHKKTEEIVEAYKAILAYKNSIR
- a CDS encoding two-component system sensor histidine kinase NtrB gives rise to the protein MSDYFRRVSEKIAKLPSEQVKEFLKDVCSENEIFDSVLESLSTGLVIVDKDWKLILTNKAAERYVPFSIRPDDPKAESIPLPRLVDNAEIADFLNDCREHNRSNVSDEFTTETAGGSVRFITLTVLPLVKKREVSGSIVTVRDITEKRNREILLRRMENLAGLTNLAAGMAHEIKNPLGAIGIHVQLVQKAVKKAREGSGILPDKKFLEAHLDTVNEEIDNLNKKVMDFLMAVRPVNAKLELVDIGKLIKETTAFIAPEFHDSCITVSVRVNEKTVRLLIDEKLFKDVFINMAQNALSAIREKYSDCTAARSDAQCPGLFAVETFVKDDAYIITISDNGIGMSEETASHIFEPYFTTKAKGTGLGMTIAYKIIKEFSGDIQVSSVAGEGTVFTITLPVPQTDRKLLGEHKTQRIKDDSAKIADKMAKK
- a CDS encoding sigma-54-dependent transcriptional regulator gives rise to the protein MKFTILIIDDEKNIREGLGAAFEMEGYEVRLAANGKEGLDCIAKGDIDLVITDLRMDGISGEEVLRRVTTETPGIPVIVLTGHGSIDAAVDAMRNGAYDFLTKPLNLDRLSMLVKRALERRELSLQHTQLKAEVSSAHTLDNMIGKSAEMQKVFTLIKKVAPTKASVLITGESGVGKELVADAIHNLSPRSAHEMIKVHCAALSETLLESELFGHEKGAYTGAEKMQKGRFELAHESTIFLDEIGEVNASVQVKLLRVLQDHKIIRVGGEKTIDIDVRVIVATNRDMEKEVKEGRFREDLYYRLNVVHIAVPPLRERRDDIPLLLNAFLKEYAKENGKNVTGIDNRARALLYKYDWPGNIRELRNCIESAVVMCGGNEITPEDLPPTVSASIAAPSITIPVGTTLDDAEKAIICENLAANKGNKSKTADILGIGRKTLHRKLQEYGVGESGV
- a CDS encoding DNA polymerase III encodes the protein MFENIILQEASSLLENDIRSSSLPGALLFYGPASSGKLSCALECARVLSCTGEEKGAWQCTCPSCLRHKALVHQNTILAGPRDCTLEIASCLSVFLSAHKKRAPYERSARYLFLRSVRKLTMRFNPVVLQDDDKLSKIAPIIASVDEYMETIDFPHELPDVETLEKTCGEIQKLCRKLESDFLPDAIPIKHIRAVSAWAHIKSSEGKKTVVLENAERMNESARNALLKILEEPPEDAVFILTTEKRSSVMPTILSRVRPYRFRERTASEQLEVVRRIFHDDAWNGTLGEYFETFLPVAPEKIRDCAASFFKSVASNAIPDCAKILKDCASFEPRLMFRIFLDGIARAQKPLAKSASGAESSAECMASLRECWLAVSVYNESPLAALENLTRTFFKINKTHDFVFKAAYE
- a CDS encoding CvpA family protein, translating into MPYSYAPVDIVFLLILLFFVITAASRGLIKEFFGKAAFVAGIVAAVLCTPLLEPFVRDGIPNALLAKVVSFLLIFVIAFLVVKIVQEIVSRIFSGEILQGLDRALGFVFGIVEGFAVISLIIVALKVQPWFDTRPLFDSSIFYRLLDGVIRVSETKLQELPA
- the murG gene encoding undecaprenyldiphospho-muramoylpentapeptide beta-N-acetylglucosaminyltransferase → MKNDTSITAVFTGGGTGGHIYPGLAVADELRKKAAARGAALTICWIGSSSGMDKTVVEKNVDEAGRKSADAFYGIPAGKLRRYFSLKTVSDMFKIVGGFFASLAILIKLKPAVLFSKGGFVSVPPCAAAKLLGIPVYTHECDFTPGLATKINSIAAKRILVSYKETERFFKAAYRKKIIVTGNPVREAFYRASPERGRAFLNSSGNTKPVLLVLGGSSGAVQINELVRENLDRLCASFFVVHQTGVKNADTVRHADYAQYPFLYSEMSDVIASSDIVLSRAGANSIWECAVLKKPLVLIPLTGSGTRGDQEDNARYFEERGAAIVLSREKANSEELLRALEKLSSSEERRLMSENCAALVGCGKPSEKIAEIVYTAIFGGS